In Nocardia sp. NBC_01327, the genomic stretch CAGCATGGCCATCACCCGGCCGACCACCGCGTGGATGAGCGCGGTGGCCACCACCTCGGCGGCGATCTCGGCATTGGCCATCTCGGCGACATGGCGGCGGTACATCAGTTCGATGCGACCCTCACGAATTCCATCGGCCAATCGCCACCAGCGCCGTTTGCCCTGTTCAGCCATGACGGCGACGGCATAGACGCGCGGGTGCTCCGGTTGCAGGCCACGCAGGCGGGCGCTGGCCCGGCCGAAAGCGATCCGGGAATCGCGAGGCGTGCACACGGTTACGGGTTCGAGCATCGAACCTCCTCATTCATCGAAAATCAGGCCAGTGGGTACGCAACGAGGTAGAAGATAGGTTAGGCTTACCAAGCTAACGAGAGCAATCAACACAACAGGAGTGGTTCGTCACCGTGCCCGCCGTAGCCACCACCAGACGGCGACGTCTGACCGGACTGGTCCTGCTCGCCGCGCTACTGGTGTGCGCCGTGATCGCGAGCATCGCTCTGGGATCGCGTTCACTGCCACTCGCTGCTGTATTCGATGCACTCACCTGTCCGGCGGGGTTACCGCTGTCATGCCCCGCCGACGGAACGGCCGGACAGATCGTGCGCGAATTGCGGTTACCACGAACCGGACTCGCGCTCATCACCGGTCTGGCACTGGGGATGGCGGGGGCTCTTATTCAGGGCTATACCCGAAATCCGTTGGCTGACGCGGGATTACTCGGAATCAATGCCGGCGCAGCTTTTCTGGCCGTGCTGAGCATCCATCTCTTCGCGCTCACCGCTCCGGCGCAGTTCATTTGGTTCGCCTTCGCGGGCGCATTGATCGCGGGCGCGGTCGTGTTCGGCGTGTCCGCCATCGGCGGTGGCAAGGCCAGCCCGCTGAGCCTGGTGCTGGCGGGCGCGGCCGTGACCGCATTCCTGCAAGCCATGACCAATGTGGTTGTACTGCTCGATCAAACAGCGCTCAACAGCTACCGGTACTGGGTGGTCGGCGATGTCGCCGGGCACGATGCCTCGGTGTTCCGGCAGGTCCTCCCGTTCCTCATCCTCGGTGCGAT encodes the following:
- a CDS encoding FecCD family ABC transporter permease, whose protein sequence is MPAVATTRRRRLTGLVLLAALLVCAVIASIALGSRSLPLAAVFDALTCPAGLPLSCPADGTAGQIVRELRLPRTGLALITGLALGMAGALIQGYTRNPLADAGLLGINAGAAFLAVLSIHLFALTAPAQFIWFAFAGALIAGAVVFGVSAIGGGKASPLSLVLAGAAVTAFLQAMTNVVVLLDQTALNSYRYWVVGDVAGHDASVFRQVLPFLILGAMLALIAAPGLNLLGLGDDVARGLGVKLGRSRALGLASVVLLAGGATAAVGPIAFLGLIVPHLARSITGPDYRWLVPYSGLLGAIVLLLADTTGRLIARPGELQAGFTLAALGAPFFILLVRRRKLVSL